The genomic window ACCAGTAATTTCCGATACCATTTAGCTGATTCACCCATCCTGAAAAACGGTTTTTTCTATATCCCTCAATCACAGAAGCATTAAACAGGGGAATCCAAGGAATATCCTCCATGAGAATGGATTGCATTTCAAATATTATTTTTCTCCTTTTTTCTCTTTCTAATTCTTTGGCTGATTCATTGGCTAATTTGTCAAAAGAAGGGTTATTATAAGCACTTGTGTTTCTTCCCCTTCTTGTTATTTGGGATGAGTGGAAAAAATTTTGTATGTAATCGGGATCTATCCCTAATCGATAACCAAGGATAAATGTATCAAAGTCCTGTTTGAGTTTTACTTTATCGATGATAAACGATATCGATGCTGGTTTTGCAAAGGCGTTTATGCCGATATCCTTCAACCATTCCTGGATGACTATTCCAGACATCGCCCTTAGAGGGTCATAATCTGCAGGAGGGGTGAGGATATCAATATCAGGGACTTTTTTGCCATTTGGCATCTTTAAACCCTCTCCCCTTGTAAAACTATTGTTTTTTAATTCTACCTCTTTTTCCCATGTATAACCTGATCTTTTTAAGATTTCTATGGCCCTTTTAACCCTTTCTATTTTTGTCATTCCTTTTCCATAACGAGGGACATCAGGATTGTGCCAAAATTCATTTCCAGGTGGGACAATACTGTCTAACCGAGAGCCGTGACCATGAAGGATTCTCTTAACCATGAAATCTTTATTAATCAGATAAGCAACCGCATGCCTGAAATTTTTGTCATTAAAAGGTGGTTTTCGTAAATTAAAGGCAAAATAGCGCAGGCCATTCTCCTTATTTTCTGTAAGAGCGATTTGAGGGTCTTTTCTTAAATCATCAATATACCCAGGCTGTATACTCCACCATATATAATCCACATCCCCTTTTTTGAGAGCAAGGATAGCAGCATCTGTGGTTCCATAAATTTTAAAAAGAATACCGTCTATATAGGGACCTACTTTTTTACCGTTGAGTTCTCTATTCGCTGCAAAATAATCAGGATTCCTCTCCAGTTTTATAGAGCTTCCCCTTCTCCATGATACAAATTTGAAGGCACCATTGCCAAGAGGAGAGGGATTCTTGTAGTTCAAGAGAGTTCGCAATGGTTTTTCTGATTTTTTTGCCTTTTCAACAATGGGTTGCCATTTTGATTTTTGCACGATAAAGGAGAGAAGTGTATGGGTATAGAATATAGCCATGGGTTGAGAGAGGGTATATTTTATCGTATAGTCATCAATGGCCTCAATCTTTTTGACAAATTTCCATCTGGCTCTATACCTTGGTACTTTAAAATCTTTTATGACATTTGCAGTAAAAACCACATCGTGAGCTGTTACAGGGGTTCCATCATGCCATTTTGCCTTCCTCATCTTAACAATTGCTGTATTGTTTTCTTTGTTGTATTCGGAAGGTCCTTCTGCTACCCAGGGGATGATTTCAAAGGTTTTTGGAGCTACGGTATAAAGGTCCTCGTAGATTCTTTCAATAACATTTTTTGACCACATATCACTTGCTGTAAAGGGATTAAGGGTCTTCGGCTCATTCTGCATACCGATCTTTAAAATATTTTCAGAAGCATCGCTCACTTGACACAGAATGAAGATAGAGATTAATAAAAAAAGGATGATTTTTTTCATTTTTCTACCTTCTCCTCTATAAAACTAATAACATCTCTTTCTAGGTTTACATTATAGAGTTTGTTAATCCTGGGTATACCCCCTGGACTGATACAATTGATCTCTATAATCTTATCACCAATAACATCAATGCCAACAAAATACAGCCCATCAACCACAAGTTTCTTTTTGAGTTTATTGCAGAGATCCATATCTTTTTTTGTTATATTGCATTTAGAAAAACCAGCAGTAGCATGGATATTGGCTCGAACCTCTCCTTTTCTTGGGATTCTTCTCATTGCGCCTAAAATTTCCCCATTCAAAAGAAGGATCCTCTTATCACCTTTTTTTGCAATACTGAGATACTCTTGAACAATAACAGACTTTCTTTCACTATAGGGTTTATATTGGTCAACATAAAAATTGAGTAATGAATTGAGATTTTCAGGATCCTTTTTACTGATCTTTATCACTCCGAATCCCCCGTATGAGTCAAGAGGTTTCATTATCATATCTCCTCCAAATTCATCTATGATCTTCCTAAGCCTCTGGGGGTCTTTTGAGACATGAGTTTCTGGTATGATATCGGGAAAACTTAGCATATAGAGTTTGTTATTTGCTCTTACCTGTCCATCAACATCATTGATAACAAGTACATCGTCCTTGACAAGCCTGAGATAGCTTACCATCCTGAAATCCAATGGAGGATCTTTTCTCGTAAATATCACATCAAGGTCTTTAACATCTTCAAATATTCTCTCTTCTTTTTGGGCCTCTAATTTTATCCTCTCCCAGTATGATGATAGAGGCATATCTTTGGTGGTTGTTATATATTTCATTCTTGCCATTACCTTATTTTCTTTGATATAAAAATCGTGAGGCTCAAAAAAGAATATATCATGTCCCCTCTGGTTGC from Nitrospinota bacterium includes these protein-coding regions:
- a CDS encoding ABC transporter substrate-binding protein; protein product: MKKIILFLLISIFILCQVSDASENILKIGMQNEPKTLNPFTASDMWSKNVIERIYEDLYTVAPKTFEIIPWVAEGPSEYNKENNTAIVKMRKAKWHDGTPVTAHDVVFTANVIKDFKVPRYRARWKFVKKIEAIDDYTIKYTLSQPMAIFYTHTLLSFIVQKSKWQPIVEKAKKSEKPLRTLLNYKNPSPLGNGAFKFVSWRRGSSIKLERNPDYFAANRELNGKKVGPYIDGILFKIYGTTDAAILALKKGDVDYIWWSIQPGYIDDLRKDPQIALTENKENGLRYFAFNLRKPPFNDKNFRHAVAYLINKDFMVKRILHGHGSRLDSIVPPGNEFWHNPDVPRYGKGMTKIERVKRAIEILKRSGYTWEKEVELKNNSFTRGEGLKMPNGKKVPDIDILTPPADYDPLRAMSGIVIQEWLKDIGINAFAKPASISFIIDKVKLKQDFDTFILGYRLGIDPDYIQNFFHSSQITRRGRNTSAYNNPSFDKLANESAKELEREKRRKIIFEMQSILMEDIPWIPLFNASVIEGYRKNRFSGWVNQLNGIGNYWSFLFIKPLK
- the gshB gene encoding glutathione synthase; protein product: MKIAYVMDPLEKIDPTWETTSAFMYECNQRGHDIFFFEPHDFYIKENKVMARMKYITTTKDMPLSSYWERIKLEAQKEERIFEDVKDLDVIFTRKDPPLDFRMVSYLRLVKDDVLVINDVDGQVRANNKLYMLSFPDIIPETHVSKDPQRLRKIIDEFGGDMIMKPLDSYGGFGVIKISKKDPENLNSLLNFYVDQYKPYSERKSVIVQEYLSIAKKGDKRILLLNGEILGAMRRIPRKGEVRANIHATAGFSKCNITKKDMDLCNKLKKKLVVDGLYFVGIDVIGDKIIEINCISPGGIPRINKLYNVNLERDVISFIEEKVEK